The following coding sequences are from one Nicotiana tomentosiformis chromosome 3, ASM39032v3, whole genome shotgun sequence window:
- the LOC104091138 gene encoding transcription factor MYB15-like isoform X3, whose translation MSSVPQHQQKSTNMEEIKKGAWSPEEDQKLKSYIIRYGIWNWSHMPKFAGLSRTGKSCRLRWMNYLRSDVKKGPFTMEEREIVIKLYQELGSRWSTIAAKLPGRSDNDVKNFFYTHLKKHMGMKNDALLKSKTRRKRVEKPQKSVGKINAEKAQERPVLFLAINNLTIGKSSNNSLTSPDVSSSCSSSIITFGENQKMNIEMENTVILESNPEIYQSDCLSIESLDQFDTSSFWFHLLNDAHRLIL comes from the exons ATGTCAAGTGTACCACAACATCAGCAGAAAAGTACAAACATGGAGGAGATAAAGAAGGGAGCATGGTCTCCAGAGGAAGACCAAAAGTTGAAATCTTATATCATCAGATATGGCATTTGGAATTGGAGTCACATGCCCAAATTTGCAG GGCTTTCAAGAACTGGGAAAAGTTGTAGACTTAGATGGATGAACTACCTCCGCTCTGATGTTAAGAAAGGACCCTTTACCATGGAAGAAAGAGAAATAGTCATCAAATTGTATCAGGAACTTGGAAGTAG atGGTCAACTATTGCAGCAAAATTGCCTGGAAGAAGTGACAACGACGTTAAAAACTTCTTCTACACACATTTAAAGAAGCATATGGGCATGAAAAATGATGCCTTACTGAAGTCTAAGACAAGACGCAAAAGGGTGGAGAAACCCCAGAAAAGTGTTGGGAAGATAAATGCAGAAAAAGCTCAAGAAAGACCCGTATTATTTCTGGCTATTAATAATCTAACGATAGGAAAATCCAGCAACAACAGCTTGACATCACCTGATGTTTCTTCATCCTGCAGCAGCAGCATTATTACATTCGGGGAAAACCAAAAGATGAATATTGAAATGGAAAACACGGTTATCTTGGAGAGCAATCCTGAAATTTATCAGTCTGATTGTTTGAGTATTGAGTCATTGGATCAGTTCGATACGAGTTCATTCTGGTTTCATCTACTTAATGATGCCCATCGTCTTATTTTATGA